The Marinilongibacter aquaticus genome has a window encoding:
- a CDS encoding type B 50S ribosomal protein L31, with translation MRKDIHPNYREVVFWDLSSDDKFITRSCVETKETIVWEDGKEYPVCKVEVSSKSHPFYTGKNVLVDTAGRVDKFKRRYGLK, from the coding sequence ATGCGTAAAGACATTCATCCAAATTATAGAGAAGTTGTTTTCTGGGATCTTTCATCAGATGACAAATTCATTACTCGCTCATGCGTTGAAACAAAAGAAACCATTGTTTGGGAAGATGGTAAAGAGTATCCGGTATGTAAAGTCGAGGTAAGCTCAAAATCACACCCTTTCTACACTGGTAAAAATGTGTTGGTGGATACTGCAGGACGTGTAGACAAGTTCAAGAGACGTTACGGATTGAAATAA